In the Roseibium sp. HPY-6 genome, one interval contains:
- a CDS encoding shikimate dehydrogenase: protein MSAPGRKAAITGHPVAHSRSPLIHGYWLKQLGIEGEYGRVDVAPETADAYYRAFSTSGLIGANVTVPHKETAAKACDWLDSAAKAMGAANTLWVDDRGRICGANTDGLGFLGNLDQLAPGWDQSAGTALVIGAGGAARAIVWALLSRKFTSVHIINRTAEKAQKIADEFGTGTFAHSWDELGTLLGKTDLLVNSTSLGMTGNPPLEIDLTNLRGDALVNDIVYAPLETDLLKAAAKRGNPVVDGIGMLLHQAVPGFERWFGVRPEVTDELRTLVLKDLGVTT from the coding sequence ATGAGCGCGCCTGGGAGAAAAGCCGCAATCACCGGTCACCCGGTTGCCCATTCAAGGTCGCCGCTCATTCATGGCTATTGGCTGAAACAACTTGGCATCGAAGGGGAATACGGCCGTGTTGACGTCGCCCCGGAAACCGCCGACGCGTACTATCGGGCCTTTTCCACCTCTGGACTAATCGGCGCGAACGTGACGGTTCCACACAAGGAGACGGCGGCAAAGGCGTGTGATTGGCTGGATAGTGCGGCCAAAGCCATGGGCGCTGCCAATACGCTTTGGGTGGATGATCGTGGCAGAATTTGCGGCGCAAATACCGACGGTCTCGGATTTCTCGGCAATCTTGACCAGTTGGCACCAGGCTGGGACCAATCTGCCGGAACCGCGCTGGTGATTGGTGCCGGTGGCGCAGCGCGTGCGATTGTGTGGGCATTGCTTTCTAGAAAATTCACAAGTGTGCATATCATCAATCGAACGGCTGAAAAGGCTCAAAAAATTGCCGATGAATTTGGAACCGGAACATTTGCACACAGTTGGGATGAACTGGGGACACTTCTTGGAAAAACAGACCTCTTGGTGAACTCAACATCCCTAGGAATGACCGGAAACCCGCCGCTCGAGATCGACTTGACCAATCTGCGCGGCGACGCGCTCGTCAACGATATCGTTTACGCCCCCCTGGAGACCGATCTTCTGAAAGCTGCAGCCAAACGGGGCAATCCAGTCGTCGACGGGATCGGTATGCTCTTGCATCAGGCGGTTCCCGGGTTTGAGCGCTGGTTCGGTGTCCGGCCTGAGGTGACAGATGAGTTGAGGACTCTTGTTCTGAAAGACCTTGGAGTCACCACGTGA
- a CDS encoding pyruvate, water dikinase regulatory protein, producing the protein MNKSRHYFHLHLVSDSTGETLMTVARAATVQYDNVQEIEHVYPLVRSAKQLDRVISEIENAPGIVLYTLVDSQISNRLEQKCRELGVPFVNILDPVFAVFQSYLNVTQTHRVGGQHELDAEYFRRMEALNYTMMHDDGQVWDDLESADIVLIGISRTSKTPTCIYLANRGIKAANVPLVPGIQLPDHVKKLKRPMIVGLIASVERIQQIRRNRVLSLNSDGYNDTYVDRKEISQEVIMTRRLCAEHGWPLIDVTRRSVEETAAEILTLFKDFKSETEKAI; encoded by the coding sequence GTGAACAAGTCGAGACACTACTTCCATTTGCATCTTGTGTCAGACTCAACCGGTGAAACGCTGATGACGGTCGCCCGGGCAGCAACAGTGCAATATGACAACGTCCAGGAGATTGAGCACGTTTACCCGCTGGTCCGCTCGGCAAAACAACTCGACAGAGTCATCTCCGAAATTGAAAACGCCCCTGGTATTGTTCTCTATACGCTGGTCGACAGCCAGATTTCCAACCGCCTGGAGCAGAAATGCCGGGAACTCGGTGTTCCGTTCGTGAACATACTCGATCCGGTGTTCGCGGTTTTCCAGTCCTACCTCAATGTGACCCAGACCCATCGCGTCGGGGGGCAACACGAGCTGGATGCAGAGTATTTCCGCCGGATGGAAGCACTCAACTATACGATGATGCATGATGACGGCCAGGTATGGGACGATCTGGAATCCGCTGACATCGTCTTGATCGGCATATCCAGAACCTCCAAGACACCGACCTGCATCTACCTGGCGAACCGGGGGATCAAGGCCGCAAACGTGCCGCTTGTCCCGGGGATCCAACTTCCCGATCATGTGAAAAAACTGAAACGGCCAATGATTGTCGGGCTGATCGCATCCGTCGAACGGATCCAGCAAATCCGGCGCAACAGGGTTCTGTCGCTGAATTCCGACGGTTACAACGATACGTATGTCGACCGGAAGGAAATTTCTCAGGAAGTTATCATGACGCGCCGGCTCTGCGCAGAACATGGGTGGCCGCTTATTGACGTCACGCGCCGGTCGGTAGAAGAAACAGCTGCTGAAATCCTGACGCTTTTCAAGGATTTCAAATCTGAAACTGAAAAAGCGATCTGA
- the dnaQ gene encoding DNA polymerase III subunit epsilon, giving the protein MREISFDTETTGLNPRGGDRLVEIGGVELINHIATGNSYHVYINPERDMPEEAFRVHGLSEEFLSDKPLFAAVADEFLEFVGDATLVIHNAAFDMGFINTELERAGRRTIPNTQVLDTLEIARRKHPTGPNSLDALCSRYGIDNSKRIKHGALLDAEILAEVYLELIGGRQTALGLMPEEQAASNAGASVVSGELGRFNAKPRPSPLKARLTDEEFAAHKAFVEGLGDDALWKKYGN; this is encoded by the coding sequence ATGCGCGAAATATCCTTCGATACGGAAACAACCGGACTGAACCCGCGCGGCGGTGACCGGCTGGTGGAAATCGGCGGCGTCGAACTGATCAACCACATCGCAACGGGCAATTCCTATCACGTCTATATCAATCCGGAACGCGACATGCCGGAAGAAGCCTTTCGCGTGCATGGGTTGTCGGAAGAGTTTCTCTCCGACAAGCCGCTCTTTGCGGCGGTGGCTGACGAGTTTCTTGAGTTTGTCGGGGATGCGACCCTCGTCATTCACAACGCGGCTTTCGACATGGGCTTCATCAACACGGAACTGGAACGCGCAGGCCGGCGGACCATTCCGAATACGCAGGTTCTGGACACGCTGGAAATTGCAAGGCGCAAACATCCGACGGGTCCGAATTCGCTGGATGCCCTGTGTTCGCGCTACGGCATTGACAACTCCAAGCGTATCAAGCACGGCGCTCTTCTGGATGCAGAAATCCTGGCAGAGGTCTATCTGGAACTGATCGGCGGACGCCAGACAGCCCTTGGATTGATGCCGGAAGAGCAGGCAGCGTCGAATGCCGGAGCGTCGGTTGTTTCCGGGGAACTCGGCAGGTTCAACGCCAAACCGCGCCCGTCACCGCTCAAAGCCAGGCTGACAGACGAGGAGTTTGCAGCTCACAAGGCGTTCGTCGAAGGGCTGGGAGACGACGCGCTTTGGAAAAAATACGGGAATTGA
- a CDS encoding MarR family transcriptional regulator yields the protein MTKTKKPEHVGWDLWQATAVWKQRFTKGMVDHGHSWYAEARGSLMQFLSDEGIAQTTLTELSGLTKQAVQQHLDDLANDGIIRREADTGDKRRKLVVLTEQGMQAFGDATAVKLKIEREYADALGTEKLDTLKAGLKAIIKLGA from the coding sequence ATGACGAAAACCAAAAAGCCTGAACATGTTGGCTGGGACCTGTGGCAGGCAACAGCTGTTTGGAAACAACGCTTTACCAAAGGAATGGTGGACCATGGCCACAGCTGGTACGCGGAAGCACGCGGCAGTCTCATGCAATTTTTGAGCGATGAGGGAATTGCGCAGACAACTCTTACAGAGCTGTCGGGACTAACCAAGCAAGCCGTTCAACAACACCTCGATGACCTGGCCAATGACGGGATCATCCGTCGTGAAGCCGACACGGGAGACAAACGCCGGAAGCTTGTTGTTCTGACGGAGCAGGGCATGCAGGCGTTTGGGGATGCGACAGCAGTGAAACTGAAAATCGAACGGGAATACGCGGATGCACTCGGCACCGAAAAGCTGGACACATTGAAGGCCGGCCTCAAGGCGATCATCAAGTTGGGCGCTTGA
- the hemE gene encoding uroporphyrinogen decarboxylase codes for MKSEDRAVMRVLSGEKIWPPPIWMMRQAGRYLPEYREVRAKAKNFLDFCYSPDLATEVTLQPIRRYGFDASILFSDIFVVPDAIGYPVRFEEGRGPVLEPLSSDLVDRLEQDRAEEHLKPVIETVSRLRAELPAETTLLGFCGAPWTVACYSVAGHTTQDQVAARVGAYRDPDLMQRFVDQLVTASIKYLLRQFEAGADAVQIFDTWAGVLDDAGFRRWSIEPTRRIVDGVRAHKPDAKIIGFPKASSARLKTFVEGTGVDAVGFDWTAPDHLALEIQRSVPIQGNLDPMRLVAGGAALDEGVAHILKTFDKGPLVFNLGHGVTPDADPDHVARMVDLVRKG; via the coding sequence ATGAAATCCGAAGACAGAGCAGTGATGCGGGTTCTCTCAGGAGAAAAAATCTGGCCACCTCCCATTTGGATGATGCGGCAGGCAGGACGCTACCTTCCTGAATATAGGGAGGTCAGAGCCAAGGCCAAAAACTTTCTGGATTTCTGCTATTCCCCGGATCTTGCAACAGAAGTCACCCTCCAGCCGATCCGTCGTTATGGTTTTGATGCAAGCATTCTTTTTTCAGATATCTTCGTCGTTCCCGACGCGATCGGTTATCCCGTTCGTTTTGAGGAAGGACGTGGTCCGGTTCTTGAACCCTTGTCTTCCGATCTCGTCGACCGTCTTGAGCAGGACCGTGCCGAGGAACACCTCAAACCGGTCATAGAGACCGTTTCGCGTCTTCGAGCAGAACTTCCCGCGGAAACGACCCTCTTGGGCTTCTGTGGGGCTCCCTGGACCGTTGCCTGCTATTCCGTCGCAGGTCATACGACACAGGATCAGGTTGCGGCGCGTGTCGGTGCCTATCGCGACCCGGACCTCATGCAACGATTTGTCGATCAACTGGTAACAGCGTCGATCAAATACCTCTTGCGCCAGTTCGAGGCCGGTGCCGATGCCGTTCAGATATTCGACACATGGGCCGGCGTTCTCGACGACGCGGGATTCCGCCGTTGGTCAATCGAGCCGACACGCAGGATTGTCGATGGGGTCAGAGCACACAAGCCGGATGCAAAAATTATCGGCTTCCCGAAAGCGTCTTCTGCGCGGCTCAAAACATTTGTCGAGGGAACCGGTGTTGATGCGGTCGGGTTCGACTGGACCGCGCCGGATCACCTGGCTCTTGAAATACAGCGCAGTGTCCCGATCCAGGGCAATCTTGACCCCATGCGCCTGGTCGCTGGCGGTGCCGCATTGGACGAAGGTGTTGCGCATATTTTGAAGACCTTCGACAAGGGTCCGCTGGTCTTCAATCTCGGGCATGGCGTGACCCCGGACGCGGATCCGGATCATGTTGCCCGGATGGTCGACCTGGTGCGCAAAGGGTAA
- a CDS encoding Maf family protein, which translates to MALVLASGSKIRAELMKNAGLAIEVDRSDVDERAVEAPLLEAGFPPEDLASVLAEAKANDVSGRRKGDLVVGADQILAFEGKRRTKPENMEAARRQLLSFSGKTHELHSAVVISQNGETVWRQVSTARLKMRVLTPEFIGHYLAAAGDDVLSSVGAYQLEGLGVQLFENIEGDYFTILGLPLLPLLAQLRNLKVLET; encoded by the coding sequence ATGGCACTCGTTTTGGCGAGCGGAAGCAAGATCCGCGCTGAACTGATGAAAAATGCCGGTTTGGCGATCGAGGTGGATCGGTCTGACGTGGATGAACGCGCGGTAGAGGCCCCGCTTCTCGAAGCCGGATTTCCGCCCGAGGATCTTGCCAGCGTTCTGGCCGAGGCCAAAGCAAATGATGTCAGCGGCCGCAGAAAAGGCGACCTTGTGGTCGGCGCCGACCAGATACTGGCTTTTGAAGGCAAACGTCGCACCAAGCCGGAAAATATGGAAGCCGCCAGACGTCAGCTGCTCTCTTTTTCCGGAAAAACACATGAACTCCATTCCGCCGTCGTGATCTCGCAGAACGGTGAGACCGTTTGGCGTCAGGTTTCGACGGCTCGTCTTAAAATGCGGGTGCTTACGCCTGAGTTCATCGGTCATTATCTGGCGGCCGCAGGCGATGACGTTCTCTCCAGCGTTGGGGCCTACCAACTGGAGGGTCTCGGCGTGCAGCTGTTTGAAAATATTGAAGGCGACTATTTCACCATTCTTGGTCTGCCGCTGCTGCCATTGCTCGCCCAGTTGCGAAACCTGAAGGTTTTGGAGACATGA
- the coaE gene encoding dephospho-CoA kinase (Dephospho-CoA kinase (CoaE) performs the final step in coenzyme A biosynthesis.) encodes MIRIGLTGSIGMGKSTTAEMFAARGVPVHDADATVHRLYEGHAVPLINEAFPGTVMDGRVDRALLSKQVLGNPEAMKRLEEIVHPLVQEEERIFLDIAKLDGHSAVLLDIPLLFETGAEDRVDVIVVVTADADIQRERVLSRPGMTAERFEAIVNKQVPDAVKREKADFLIDTGLGMEAAEQRVADILQQLSDRE; translated from the coding sequence GTGATCAGGATCGGATTGACGGGATCCATCGGCATGGGAAAGTCGACAACTGCGGAGATGTTCGCCGCACGCGGCGTTCCGGTGCATGATGCCGACGCAACCGTTCACCGTCTTTATGAGGGACATGCCGTCCCTCTGATCAACGAGGCGTTTCCCGGAACAGTGATGGACGGACGGGTTGACCGGGCGCTGTTGTCAAAACAGGTTCTTGGCAATCCGGAGGCCATGAAGCGACTGGAAGAGATCGTCCATCCACTGGTGCAGGAAGAAGAACGTATCTTTCTGGATATAGCGAAGCTGGATGGGCATTCTGCCGTTCTGCTGGACATACCATTGCTCTTTGAAACCGGCGCGGAAGACCGCGTCGATGTTATCGTTGTCGTCACGGCGGATGCGGACATTCAACGCGAACGCGTGTTGTCGCGGCCGGGTATGACCGCAGAGCGTTTCGAAGCAATCGTGAATAAGCAGGTGCCGGATGCGGTCAAGCGCGAGAAGGCGGACTTCCTGATCGACACGGGGCTAGGGATGGAAGCAGCCGAACAACGGGTCGCGGACATCCTGCAGCAACTGAGCGATCGGGAATAG